One genomic window of Salvia miltiorrhiza cultivar Shanhuang (shh) chromosome 4, IMPLAD_Smil_shh, whole genome shotgun sequence includes the following:
- the LOC131023187 gene encoding uncharacterized protein LOC131023187, whose translation MADIVKQILAKPIQYADEVIKLADQASFMKAECGEIKVRTEKLAGLLRQAARASGDLYERPTRRIIDDTEQVQQQLDNSIGDVSWLLRVSAPADDRDDEYLGLPPIAANDRDDPESVEHIVNAGVCQVVAKILKEGHMKVQIVVAWALSELAANHRKCQDPFAQHNVIRLLVSHLAFETIPEHSKYAIASKHSMSSIHSIVMANSTPKSSDEGEEKHTSVTNHPMDNQMPSQMHNIVTNTLAMKSTMLPNKGAAGSPSHSDAGEKSGKVSKQQNQFINHHHKHKMVLVVRKKSGRWTPNPTATWRRVSAAVRAAAVAAAASSCVGRGKRGDGGEY comes from the exons ATGGCGGACATAGTGAAGCAGATCCTCGCGAAGCCGATCCAATATGCGGACGAGGTGATCAAGCTTGCGGATCAGGCGAGTTTCATGAAGGCGGAATGCGGGGAGATCAAGGTCAGGACCGAGAAGCTCGCCGGCCTCCTCCGCCAGGCCGCGCGAGCCAGCGGCGACCTCTACGAGCGCCCCACGCGCCGGATCATCGACGACACCGAGCAG GTCCAGCAGCAGCTCGACAACTCCATCGGAGATGTCTCCTGGCTCCTCCGCGTCTCCGCCCCCGCTGACGACCGCGACGATGAGTACCTCGGCCTGCCCCCCATCGCCGCCAACGACCGCGACGATCCGGAGAGTGTGGAGCACATCGTCAACGCCGGCGTCTGCCAGGTGGTGGCGAAAATCCTCAAGGAAGGGCACATGAAGGTGCAGATTGTGGTGGCGTGGGCGCTGTCGGAGCTCGCCGCCAACCACCGCAAATGCCAGGATCCCTTCGCGCAGCACAACGTCATCCGCCTCCTCGTCAGCCACCTCGCCTTCGAAACCATCCCCGAACACAGTAAATACGCCATAGCCAGCAAGCACTCCATGAGCTCCATCCACTCCATTGTTATGGCGAATTCAACCCCAAAAAGCAGCGACGAAGGTGAAGAGAAGCACACGAGCGTTACCAATCACCCCATGGACAACCAAATGCCTAGCCAAATGCACAACATCGTCACCAACACCTTGGCGATGAAATCCACCATGTTGCCTAACAAAGGCGCCGCCGGCTCCCCGAGCCACTCCGACGCCGGCGAAAAAAGCGGCAAAGTTAGTAAGCAGCAAAACCAGTTCATCAACCACCACCACAAGCACAAGATGGTGCTTGTGGTACGGAAGAAATCTGGTAGATGGACTCCAAACCCTACGGCGACGTGGAGACGGGTCTCGGCGGCGGTCCGTGCGGCGgcagtggcggcggcggcctcgaGTTGTGTGGGACGAGGGAAGCGCGGGGACGGAGGTgaatattag
- the LOC131019515 gene encoding protein SRG1-like, with the protein MGILQEEEDEGLGYGSSLAVPSAQEIVRNDAQNIPERYIKKVEDRPRDSDISTSFSDDIPIVDLSLLAAGDEHERAKLDAASQEWGFFQMINHGADDVLRKMKAAMADFFDLPLSEKKRYGMAANDIEGYGQGYVVSEDQKLDWNDLLFLITLPATSRRFKYWPLTIPAFKEAVEEYAGVIERVSDEIFGNLSLLMGVERGFLKKLHGDVKQGIRMNYYPSCARPDLVLGVSPHSDSSSITLLLQDDDTTALQIKHEGVWVPVNPIPNALVVNIGDAMEAWSNGRYKSIEHRAVTNLEKARISAAAFVIPGNDVELNPLETMVDHHLQPRIFKDGVKYIEYLRYTLGKKMEGKLANIEYLKLN; encoded by the exons ATGGGAATAttgcaagaagaagaagatgaaggatTAGGGTATGGAAGTTCTCTGGCTGTTCCGAGCGCGCAGGAGATAGTGCGAAACGACGCTCAAAACATACCCGAAAGATACATAAAGAAGGTGGAAGACAGGCCTAGAGACTCGGATATAAGCACCTCTTTTTCTGATGATATTCCCATCGTAGATCTCTCTCTGCTTGCTGCAGGCGATGAACATGAACGAGCCAAGTTAGACGCCGCTTCCCAGGAATGGGGTTTCTTCCAG ATGATAAACCATGGGGCAGATGATGTGTTGAGGAAGATGAAGGCCGCAATGGCAGATTTTTTCGATCTGCCATTATCGGAGAAGAAGAGATATGGTATGGCAGCAAATGATATTGAGGGATATGGGCAGGGATACGTAGTCTCTGAGGATCAGAAGCTGGACTGGAACGACCTTCTTTTCTTGATAACGTTGCCTGCTACGTCCAGGAGGTTCAAGTATTGGCCTCTCACAATACCCGCTTTCAA GGAGGCAGTTGAGGAGTATGCAGGTGTGATAGAGAGGGTGAGCGATGAGATATTTGGCAATCTGTCATTGTTGATGGGAGTGGAAAGAGGTTTTTTGAAGAAGCTACATGGCGATGTGAAGCAAGGCATAAGGATGAACTACTATCCCAGCTGCGCTAGGCCGGATTTAGTCCTCGGTGTGAGCCCACACTCCGACAGCAGCTCCATCACTCTTCTGCTTCAAGACGACGACACCACCGCCCTCCAGATCAAGCACGAGGGCGTCTGGGTGCCCGTCAACCCAATCCCCAATGCCTTGGTCGTCAACATTGGTGATGCTATGGAGGCGTGGAGCAATGGGCGGTACAAGAGCATTGAGCATAGGGCTGTTACAAATCTGGAGAAAGCAAGGATTTCTGCTGCAGCCTTCGTCATTCCAGGCAACGACGTGGAGTTGAACCCGTTGGAGACGATGGTGGATCATCATCTTCAACCTAGGATTTTCAAAGATGGTGTTAAGTATATTGAGTACCTTCGTTATACACTGGGAAAGAAAATGGAGGGTAAATTAGCCAACATTGAGTATCTCAAGCTCAATTAG